In Xanthomonas campestris pv. phormiicola, the DNA window GCACGAACCCGTAAGTGCCGCCGACCAGCACCAGCACCGCCGAGACCTCGGCGGCGGCTCGCTTGAACGACAACGTCTGCCACCATTTCTGCGCAGGGAGTTGCGGCGGCTGGCGGTTCGCTCGGCTCATGCGCCACGCTAATCGTCGCCGCGCGCCGTTGTCTGCCAGCACTGCTTGCGCTGCAAATCTGCAGCTACCTCCGTCTACATATCGATCCACAACGGGCTGCATCGGCCGGCGAATGGCGCCCGCGCCAAGCAGCGAACGCCTGTTCGCGGGTACGGCATATGCCGCAACCAGCGGCATGGGCATCCGATCGACAGAGCGACGCCGCGTCGCCCGGAGGCTGCGCAAGAGCAACTTTCCGCTGAACGAGGGGGCTTGAAGTAAAGACGTCCGCCATTAAATATACACTTGAACATTTAAACATGGCACGCCAGCATGACCACGAAGCGCTCCCCGCGACCACGCGGCCGCCCGCCCAAAGACCAGGCCGATGGTCGCCAGGCGCTGCTCGCGGCAGCCACCGAAAGCTTCGCCCGGCATGGTTTCGATCGCGCCAATCTGCGTACAATCGCCGCGGCCGCGGGAGTGAGTCCCAATCTGGTGCGCGTGCATTTCGGCAACAAGGCGCAGCTGTGGGAGGCGTGCGTGCACCAGCTGGCCCAGGACCTGAGTCCAAGGCTTGCGGCGATGGCGCAGCTGACCGAGCACGACCAGCGCGCGCTGCTGGATCGGCTGACAGACGCCATCCTGATCATGGCCGCGTTCTACGAGGCCCATCCGCCGGTCCGCGACTTCGTCGCGCGGGTGGTCTCCGAGCGGCCCGAGCGCGCCGCCGTCGTCGCCGAGCAATTGCTGCGTCCGGCCTACGAGGCCGGGCACGCATTGGT includes these proteins:
- a CDS encoding TetR/AcrR family transcriptional regulator, giving the protein MTTKRSPRPRGRPPKDQADGRQALLAAATESFARHGFDRANLRTIAAAAGVSPNLVRVHFGNKAQLWEACVHQLAQDLSPRLAAMAQLTEHDQRALLDRLTDAILIMAAFYEAHPPVRDFVARVVSERPERAAVVAEQLLRPAYEAGHALVLACIEAGIVKATHPALFFVLLNSMLSQPPEFPQLLARLAPEIGADEARTRLVDTVLATLLHPPHRDTGGAPVATLRSPQEGTP